Within Calonectris borealis chromosome Z, bCalBor7.hap1.2, whole genome shotgun sequence, the genomic segment aaaaaaatttaaaagatccACATAAAGAAGTTAATCTGCTGCCAGGCCTTTGAATGTCATTACAAAATCTAATGTGTACACTGAGGTGGCATAGGATAAGAATGGAGATATTTACTCGCAATGCACTGCAGCATTCACAGTGTCTACAATTTTATGTACCAAATCATAACATTAATTCCATCGGTCACTGGAGTTCCTTAGCAGCTACATGTACTACTTGAAGCATCACTCATGTAGTTTTGGAAAGTTATGAAGGGTATTCACAGTTTGGTTTTGGACTGCAATTATTTTAACACGAGtcattgttttctcaaatagATTTTAACATATCTTTCTGTATTACCACTCCTTTACAACATTGTTCTCTTCCCAGAACTTTCTTCCACGGgttatttttaaggcttttaagTGCGTCAGATGTAAGCATGTGGAAACCTGTTTGgtcattttagaaacaaaagttACAGGCTGTAGCGTTTTCTTTCTGGCCTGGTAAGCACGGCCTCACCTGGCATAGCAGTGGTAGGACTTTGACGTGCCAATACTGAGTTTGAGAAGCTGGGGAATGGTTACTAATGAACAAGAATTTACCTAAGCAAAAATTCGGGTTTTTTTAGTTAGTTTAAAAGGATAGTTGTGACAAACTGAACTGTAATTCATAATGAAGGGGCTGCCTGTCTTTGGATGGATACTTAATACTGCAGTCCAGTACTACGGTCTCTACGTTGGAAGAACTGGTAGGAACCCCTACCATTACCCAGAGGAGGGTTAGTTAGTAGCCATACACTGCAAATTTGCTCTCCCCTGCACTTTCCTGTTCCTGTCAGCAGTGGAGGTTGCTAACCATCTTACAAGGCAGCAGTCTACAGCATAGAAACTGCAGTCAACAAAgcagaacagggaaaaaaccttTTTGCAGCTTTCACAGCTTCTCTATGCTCTTGATATTTGTCTCAAAATTTAGCTATTAATGTAAGAAATGTGAGTTACTTATTTCGCAACCTATAATTAGTCAGTAAAACTCAGCACGACGGTAAAATAATGAGGCAAAAGTAGCATGTTGATGTAAAGCTACGAGTTAGCTTCAGCGTAAAAGGCCTGCACCAAGTGCCAAGAAATGTGCTCCTGCTTTAGAACACTGAGACCTACtgcttaaaaaatgcagaaaaccagcacaaaataAATGAAGTACTGCTGTACCTGATAAAGCTAAAGCCTTTTTAGTTTCAAGTAACCCGATTTCCAAAGGATTCAGTAAATGAGGCATAGCGGCTACGCACAGATTTAAAAACTGAACACATAACCCCTTTCACGTTTTCACCTGCTAAAGCCAGGTCAGCGTGTGCCGCCGCATTTCCAAATCATTCCTCGCTACCACCAAACCTCTGGCAGACCTGCCGCGTACCCCTCACTCAGGTAGGGGAGCTGAAGCCGATGCAAATCCCCATTTTCCGCGGCCGCGGGAGCCCAGGCGGGTGCAGCACTCGGTGCCAGCAGGCTGCAGAACTGGTCTGGGTCCCGGTTTCAGAGGATGTAGGCTGGAAATCTAGATTTTAAGATACCATCCTAGTAATCGCGGTATAACACCCGAACAGCTGTATCAgattgggagagaaaaaaaccaacccgCCCCCAAACAGCGATATACTAAAATTAGTCACCTACACTAACTTCTAACGCCACCTGCCTGAGAAAACTCCTAAAATTCCCGACTggcggcccggggcagcccccgccgccatTGGGCACATCTCCTACCCATTCCTTACGCTCCCGGGGCCGGTGCCCGTTGCTCTGCAGCCACAGGGCGGCGGTACCGGCCGGGCCGCTCGGCCGGACAGCCCCGCCGGCTGCAGGTCCCCGCCAGGCCGGGCTGCCGGCGGTCGCCCCCTCTGGGGGgcgcacagccccggccccccaccgCGGAGGGCCGCTGCTAGAAGGGGCATCTCTCCACGCGCCCCTGCCAGCGCCCCGCAACCGCCGTAACAGCCGCGTCGCTGCCTCCACAGCGCCCTCACGGGGAACCCTCCCTGCCGGCAAGTGCGCGCCCAGCTCTCCCCGTCGCCGAGGGCAGAGCCGCGGCAGGCGTAGGGGCTTCCCGCGCCGCAGGAAAGCGAAGCCGCCGCCGTAGCGGGCAGTGCTGCCCCGCGAGGCGGCCCCTTTAAACCGCGCACATGACAAGCCGGGCGCGCCAAGGCTGCCGCGCCGCCGCGGTGATTGGCCCAGCCAGCCCGTCCACAGCCAGCGCGCGCCAAGCCTGCCCGGGCGCGCCagccccgcctcctcctccctccgACCGCCCCCCCACTCCGCCGCGGCGGGCCAATCGGCGTCTCCTCCGAGAccgggagccgcggcggggcggggcggccccagcGGCCCGCGAGCCCACTCAGTTTCGAATTCCGCCGGTGAGCCGGACGCCTGTCCAATAGGGCGGCAGAAGCGGAGCCGCATCCCGCTCGGACCCcgcccccgggggcggggccgctgaCTTCCCCGCCTAGCGGTTGGTCGGCGGGAACAGCCGCTCCGTGACGCTGGCGCCGGGTTGGGTGATTGGTTACGCCCAGGCGCGAAATGTAACGCGGGAAAATCTGGGGCTCGGCCTGGGCCGTGGGCGCGGAGGggtcgcggcggcggcggctcctcctcggGCATCGCCGGGACCGGGGCTGCCAGCGGGGCCGGCGCCGCTTCGGAAAGGTGCGGGGAGGCTGTGGCTGCTTCACCCCGGCCGTTGCTATGGCCGGGGGCCGCCGCTGACTTTGCGGATCCGGTCGGGGGTGGCCGCGGAGGGGGGGAGGCACCGAGACCCCGCCGGGAGCCGCCGTCCCCGGCGATGAGCGGCTGAGGTGGGCCCAGGCGGCGACAGGTGCCGGCAGCCGCTGGACCTCCGTGCGGCTCCACACCCCCCATCCCGGGACGCGGGCTCGGACAGCGGGGCTGAGCCGCCGAGGAGCGCCCCCGCTCCCTCGCCCCCCTTCCCGCGCCGGTGCCCGCGAGGGGTCGGCGATGGCGGAGCAGCTGCCGCCGGGCGCCCCGGTGATTTTTTGCCAGGACTCCCCGAAGCGCGTCCTGGTTTCCGTTATCAAAACCACCCCGATCAAACCCTCCTCGCGGGGGGGCGGCGAGGagccggcgcccgccccgcccgtcCCCACCAGCCCCGGCTTCAGCGACTTCATGGTCTACCCCTGGCGCTGGGGCGAGAACGCCCACAACGTGACCCTCAGCCCTGGCAGCACCGCCGCCCCCTcggccctcccgccgccccgcgggggaGCGGGCAGAGCCCCCGCCGGGGACGAGGAGGAGGCGGGGAgcccgggcggcggcagcggcggcaggcaCCGGCACCTGAAGGTgagtgcggggccgggcggggcgggcggtgctgcggcagggcgggcgggcggactGGCGGGCGGCGGAATTAAAGGGTGACTCCGCGCCgcgcgcccctcccccgcctccgcCCAGAGATTTAAAGTGAAGTCACTTCCGGCAGCGGCGCGCGCGTCCCGGTGCCGTCCGgtgcgcgggggggcggggaaaggCGCGGCGcagcggggagccgggccgggccgggccgggccgggagccgccggccggcggggctcctgccctttccccctccgtttaaaattaaaaaaaaagtggtgttcTATTTTGCCAGTTCCTCCCCATTTCACCGAGCGCACGTCAGAGCGCTGGCGGTGCCTGACGTTCCCCCACCTGCACCCACCGGCCGTAGCCGAGCCGTTGGGAGCGGGCTAGGTGAGGGCTTGGCGCGCTCTGGCGTCACGCTGACGCTGTTACGGCACGGGTTCTCGGTTCCGACTTCGAAGTCATTTTGGGGGAAGTCGCGGGTTTTGGCTGGACTGCGGCAGTGGGAACGTGCGGGATTTCAGCTCCATCATTCCATCCACGCAGGATGGGATAAGGCGTGGCCGGCCGAGAGCAGACACCGTCCGTGACCTCATCAGTGAAGGAGAGCACTCTTCCAGCAGAATACGTTGCAATATCTGCAACAGGGTCTTTCCACGAGAGAAATCGCTGCAGGCCCACAAACGAACTCATACCGGTGAGTAAAGGGAAGGTGTGGGTAGCTGGCGTGAGTAGCTTAGGAAGCAGcagggaaggaattaaaaaaaaaacacaaacaaaccacaaaaccacaacGAACTCGACCTATTGATATTTtattgtaactgttaaattaatCGTACTTTTCTTCCAAAGTTTGTTGGTGCAATCAAAGTCTTTGTAACCGTGTTTGTCATGGGGAAGCACAGCAGCAATTTGGGCTATAATGGTATAGGCAAACTGCGTAAATATTTTATCTGCTGCTGTCACGGGCTTACTTTGTAAGAGGGAGAACTTGAGCTCGGTGCTCTGTACGTGGTAGCACTTTTTATTCTGACTGCCTCCTCTCTGTGATTGGTTTCCTTCCAGCTGGTGTTCTTTTCACACAGCAATTGAAGTTTAGCTGGAAGAGGAGACAGTAACTGAAAAAGTGGCTGGTAACTTGGGCAGTGTAACACCTTAGAAGTATAGCTTAAATGTTGAGAGAAGAGTTCAAATGCTTAAAATCGCCATCCAGTTTTCTCTCCCACCACCTAGAATTCATTTTCTGGGGTGGAGATGGTCACACTAATTTACTGAACTGTACGTGGAAGGCAACTTGCAGTTAAGTTAAAATGTAGGATCAACTCCCTCAATACTCAGCTGAGCTTGAACTGAACAGGagatgtttttttaaaccaagcaaatacctctttttttccttcatgttccTGTTGCAATATATTTGCAATAAAGTGTGTCCGCTTACAATACGGACACAGCCACCAACACACCCCCAAAcgcccaaaccaaacaaacaaacttccAGAAAAACCTTGGCTCCCATGGTCTCTTTTTCTGACTCAAGTCACTAAGACTAATCTAGATACTAACATTAAACAGCAGTTTCCTCATGCTCTTTGGtcaaaagatgtttttatttcagttggtTGTATTAGGTGTTGAGCTTATACGAACTACTTAGCTGAGCAGAGCTTACCCTGGTGTTATTCCTCCGACTTAGTAAGTCAGCATCACCCTCGTTTTGTCGTCCTTCCTGAGGAGCGGTGGCATGGCATGCCTTTGCATAGTTGCATGCAGTCGGATCCTCCTGAGGGAGGAGACACCTGCTACCTCTCTTCTTCTCATTGCAGTTTGCATGGGGAAGTCTTCCTTGATGACTGACCTAAGAAAACTTTCTTGGCTTAAGTCTGGAATAAGTTTCTCTTGCAATCTCCATTTATCCATCACAACATTTCTCAAATAGTCTTCTCTAATGAGCTATTTCTACAACTTCATATGTTACTATACTGTTGACCTTAGTTATTTTACCCTAGTTCAGGCTATGTTAAGGATAAAATTTATCTGGTTACAACTTGAATTACATTACTTTTCCATTTCCTCATTTCACTCCATATGTTTCTTGTTCTGTAGGTGGATAATTTCATGGGACAAAGCTTAGTGCTGTGCAAGAGGTTTAAATCAGAAAATATGAcaaggaaaaatacagttttgttttttcccctctggaaatAATTGTATTATCCAGTAGCATTGAGCATGTATGTCAAAGTAAAGACCTCTTTGGGGTAAAGTGGATCTCTGCGATTTGGTACACCAGGGCTTTTTAAGTAAGTGCAAGCGTCTGAGTGGGTAAAAGGAGAGCTTGCTTGTGTAAGTCTCAGGCTAGGGACCACCACTGGATACTGTGACTCTTCTTTTATACTCAGCTTTCATAAatcttttctgttattatttttaaggtgAAAGGCCTTATTTGTGTGACTACCCAGATTGCGGGAAAGCCTTTGTTCAGAGTGGGCAGCTCAAAACTCACCAGCGTCTCCACACAGGGGAGAAACCTTTCGTCTGCTCAGAGAATGGTGAGCCATCAGAGAACAATTTGCAGCTTTCAGAGCTAGGGTCGGTCTAGTACTGGAAACGTATGCATGGTCACGTGGCAAAGATCCATAGAAgctttggattttaattttggAGGAGCTTCTAGGGAAGGGAGGAGCCAGGCAGAATCTGCATAATCATGCAAATACTTATCTAAGGATTGCATACGTTATTATGTAAGTAGGCTATCAGTAATTGTGTCAGTTGATACTAATGTATAAAACGATGGGGCATGTTACGATCCTTGCAAGTAGAGCTTGCTCTTTTCAATCAAACCTAGGGTTTTGTGAATGAGGAAGGTTGGATTTAGCAGCATCTTCATCCCACAGATGTTATGCTTACTCGTTGGTTGGCTGCTTTCCATAACGTGTTCTTCAATGTCACTTTGTGTTTTTTAAGGCTGTTTAAGCAGATTCACGCATGCAAACCGTCATTGCCCCAAACATCCATATGCCCGACTGAAGAGGGAAGAGCTCACAGACAGGCTGAGCAAGAAGCAGACGGCTGACAATAAAGCTGTGGCTGAGTGGCTAGCAAAGTAAGTTCCCTCACAGTGTCATCTTCCTCTAAATACTTTCAAGGGTGGTCTGAGAAAGCATTTTATTCTTAGGGGCAAAAAGGTCAGatccccaacaaaccaaaaccagctgTTCCTCCAGTACAAATCAGCCGCCCTTGCCTTTCCTTAAAGAAGTGCGAATTCCGGGTCAAGACGAAGTTCCTCATGAGACACTGtcttatctttttttgttgtttttttttgtttgtttgtttttgtgctCTGCTTAAATGCTTCTCTTTGCTTGATCGACACTTGTTAATACCTTGTTAGTTAGTGCTACAGTCTTTCTGGATTTGCATCTGTATGAGGGGCAACAATTGTGTATGCCTAGGGAGAAACACCTGCTGGGAACACCATGTAGAGGAGAAGTCTGTAACAGATGTTCACTTGGGCAGTTTACACTTGAAATGGTGAATAAAGGAGGTTTCTGATAGCTTAAATGCTACCATATAAGGGCTGAAAGATAAAGTCAAATGCAGTGCAAGTCAGATGCAAGCTAGTACTTGGGAGGTGTTTGCCAGCTTTGAATTGTTGGTGTGCAAGTCagttgtatatattttaaaagcattcccCACATCTGCTTTTGTAGATACTGGGAGACTAGAGAGCAGCGTGCTCCTGCTTTGAAAACTAAAACAATCCAGAAAACGGATCAGGAACAGCAGGATCCGATGGAATACCTTCAGTCTGATGAAGAGGATGATGAAGAGAAAAACAGCGCTCATTcagctgcccgccgccgccgcctccaggAACAGCGTGAACGCATGCATGGCGCGCTGGCTCTCATTGAGCTTGCAAACCTAGCTGTGGCACCGCTGCGACAGTAGATAGGAACAGAGTCTGCCTATACAAAATGTACTTCCTGGTGGTACTTAACCAGTTAGATCCTGGGCATAAGCTAAGCACCTTATTTGCTTATCATAGGCTGCTATTCTGTAGAATTTATGAAGAATGTTGTTGCCCCATAACATGGGGTGAGAGAATTGCACTTTTTGTAAGGTAAAAGACAGATGTAAAGTTTCtaagtattttgtaaatatggGACTGCATAATGCAGGGTTGACAAATTTACGTGTTGTGGGAAGCTAGATTTTGCAAGGTTAACTCATTTATTTGAAGCAGTTTTCACAGGAAGCACTTTCTGAACAAAGTGTTCGTGATTAGCAGAATGGTACACGTGGCCAAAGAAGGCTGACAAAAAGAGAAGTATTTATCTGACTATTTAAGCAAATTTGTATTAAGTGGTAGGTCTGCAGATATTGTTAAGCAGCAATGAAACCGTGTTTTTCTAATGTCAGTATATCTTTACCTAGTATCACTGAGGCGGAAGGCAAAGCTTAGTTATCTCAACTTGTAGAGGGGAAGAAACTGCTTCATGCAGGAAACCGTAAGTTCGTTCAGGATCTTCACTGTGACTGCTCAAGGTATGAGGCTTGACTTTGCCGTTTTATGTTTTCTGATTTGATTTCAGCAGAATCTCTTGGTAGCACTTGTTATTCCTAACATACGATGTTAGGAACTTTTGCACATTGTTGGGTTTATCTGAAAATGATTAGTCTTGCAAAGTCTAGACAAAGGTAAACAattggtaatatttttttcagatatttttggaCCCTGTAGTGATTTGGCACTTGATTTTGTTAATAAAGGGGGTATTTACAGGGTGGTATGGATTTGTAGTAAACTATTCTAGATCTCCTATTAGCAAACACTAAGTTTTAAAGTATTGCTTTTATATTAGCAAATAGAAGCCTCTGTACTTTCTGTGCCTAAAGCCACCTTATTGCTTTACTTCAGGATAACATGCCAATTTTGTGTTCACTAACTGTAGCACAGCTATCAattaaacactgcagaaaagtATTCACAACTAGAAAATAGGCTTCCAAAGATAGTTACAAGTGCGTTAACAGTGTGATTTCATGTATTTCCCAAATAAATGAAGTTACAGAACGCTGCCTAGTACTCAAATGCTGATATAAAATGTTTAGCGGGGTATCCTGTCACTTTGTGAATGTTGTATACTTTTAAATAGCATTGTCTCATGGTgatctttttctgtattttgctttgaagGCAACCAGAGATTCCTAATATGCTAACGAAACTTTGTTTTCAGATTGgactttttgttgtgtgtgttttttgtgtggtgtttttttttttgttaagctaCTGCTTTAGGGGAtattaataatttgtatttactgACCTGCTTGCTTTAACTCCTTCCTCTCACTGAAGGTCAGGAAATTCAGGTGAGAAGGGAAGCAACTTTCCCTCTCGCTTAAACCagaggaggaaataattttatcaatCACTTGATATAGACTGACCAGGTGCGTACAGCTGTTCCAGAAAAGTAGCTTGATTTTACACCAGAAACTGCAACTGTTGGATTATGTTCTCTGATAGCTGATAACCTGTTGTCATTGAAAATCTCATTAACCCAGTTTGTTTAAATCATGTATTGATGCACTTAACTAAAGAGTaattgaat encodes:
- the ZNF367 gene encoding zinc finger protein 367 → MAEQLPPGAPVIFCQDSPKRVLVSVIKTTPIKPSSRGGGEEPAPAPPVPTSPGFSDFMVYPWRWGENAHNVTLSPGSTAAPSALPPPRGGAGRAPAGDEEEAGSPGGGSGGRHRHLKDGIRRGRPRADTVRDLISEGEHSSSRIRCNICNRVFPREKSLQAHKRTHTGERPYLCDYPDCGKAFVQSGQLKTHQRLHTGEKPFVCSENGCLSRFTHANRHCPKHPYARLKREELTDRLSKKQTADNKAVAEWLAKYWETREQRAPALKTKTIQKTDQEQQDPMEYLQSDEEDDEEKNSAHSAARRRRLQEQRERMHGALALIELANLAVAPLRQ